One window of the Posidoniimonas polymericola genome contains the following:
- a CDS encoding transketolase — MTQRPNFNDDQLLRLSVRMRQDVLRYIVAAGAGHTGGSLSCLDILNVLYNRVLRVSPQTFSDPGRDRYVQSKGHSVEALYVVLAHAGFFPIQQLETLCHYQSPFVGHPTRKTPGIEMNTGGLGHGLSICNGMAIAGKRTGADYRVFTLMGDGELAEGSNWEAAMSAAHYGLDNLTAIIDHNSLQITGPTRDVCSNEPLDEKFAAFGWAVVTVDGHDYAQLTDALSNPAEPGKPTCVIANTTKGRGVSFMENVISWHHGVPSQQQYDDAIAELQAAERLLEESAP, encoded by the coding sequence ATGACCCAGCGACCCAACTTCAACGACGACCAACTCCTCCGCCTGAGCGTGCGGATGCGGCAGGACGTGCTGCGGTACATCGTGGCGGCCGGGGCCGGGCACACCGGCGGCAGCCTGTCGTGCCTGGACATCCTCAACGTGCTGTACAACCGCGTGCTGCGGGTCTCGCCGCAGACGTTCAGCGACCCGGGGCGCGACCGCTACGTGCAGAGCAAGGGGCACTCGGTCGAGGCACTCTACGTGGTGCTCGCCCACGCCGGGTTCTTCCCGATCCAGCAGCTGGAAACCCTCTGCCACTACCAGTCGCCGTTCGTCGGGCACCCGACCCGCAAGACGCCGGGGATCGAGATGAACACCGGCGGGCTCGGCCACGGCCTGTCGATCTGCAACGGCATGGCGATCGCGGGCAAGCGGACCGGCGCCGACTACCGGGTGTTCACCCTGATGGGCGACGGCGAGCTGGCCGAGGGTTCCAACTGGGAGGCCGCCATGTCCGCCGCCCACTACGGGCTCGACAACCTCACGGCGATTATCGACCACAACTCGCTGCAGATCACCGGCCCGACGCGCGACGTCTGCAGCAACGAGCCGCTGGACGAGAAGTTCGCCGCCTTCGGCTGGGCGGTCGTCACGGTGGACGGGCACGACTACGCCCAGCTGACCGATGCGCTGTCTAATCCGGCGGAGCCCGGCAAGCCGACCTGCGTGATCGCCAACACGACCAAGGGCCGCGGCGTGAGCTTCATGGAGAACGTCATCTCCTGGCACCACGGCGTCCCTAGTCAGCAGCAGTACGACGACGCCATCGCCGAGCTGCAGGCCGCCGAGCGGCTGCTCGAGGAGTCCGCCCCATGA
- a CDS encoding L-fucose/L-arabinose isomerase family protein has product MTTKKATLGVIVGNRDFFPDQLVSEARADLATLFDSLGVEPVWVTPEETKLGGIETHADARRCAELFRSRRDDIDGVLVCLPNFGDEKGVADTLKLAGLDVPVLIQGYPDDLNQLGVSRRRDAFCGKISVCNNLVQAGIPFTLTEKHVTAPGSDSFEADLRKFLGVCRVANGFRGVRLGAVGARPGAFNTVRYSEKILERYGVSVTTVDLSEFLATAGKLAADDPAVTAKLDEVHSYAPAPNAPDDRMLQMARLGVVLGRWMDDNAIDATAIQCWTSVQQNFGCNVCTLMSMMSEKFMPSACEVDVTGVLTMYAMQLACDSPAAIVDWNNNYGDDEDRCALFHCGNWAKSFLPDIKIATAPILGSTLGEENTYGALEGRTPAGPLTFGRLTTADTEGRIRAYVGEGELTDDVLNTFGTRAVAHVPKLRELLHYICKNGFEHHVVMTQSHSAAVLAEAFETYLNIDTHTHV; this is encoded by the coding sequence ATGACTACGAAAAAAGCCACCCTCGGGGTGATTGTCGGCAACCGCGACTTCTTCCCGGACCAGCTGGTCTCCGAGGCGCGGGCCGACCTCGCCACGCTGTTCGACTCGCTCGGCGTCGAGCCGGTGTGGGTCACGCCGGAGGAGACCAAGCTCGGCGGCATCGAGACCCACGCCGACGCGCGGCGTTGTGCTGAGCTGTTCCGCAGCCGCCGCGACGACATCGATGGCGTCTTGGTCTGCTTGCCGAACTTTGGCGATGAAAAGGGCGTGGCCGACACGCTCAAGCTGGCCGGCCTGGACGTGCCGGTGCTGATCCAGGGCTACCCAGACGACCTCAACCAGCTGGGCGTCTCGCGGCGGAGGGACGCGTTCTGCGGCAAGATCTCGGTCTGCAACAACCTGGTGCAGGCGGGCATCCCGTTCACGCTGACCGAGAAGCACGTCACGGCGCCGGGCTCGGACAGCTTCGAGGCCGACCTGCGGAAGTTCCTCGGCGTCTGTCGGGTGGCGAACGGCTTCCGCGGGGTGCGGCTGGGCGCCGTCGGCGCGCGGCCCGGCGCGTTCAACACGGTCCGCTACAGCGAGAAGATCCTCGAGCGTTACGGCGTCAGCGTCACGACGGTTGACCTGTCGGAGTTCCTGGCCACGGCCGGCAAGCTGGCCGCCGACGACCCGGCGGTCACGGCCAAGCTCGACGAGGTGCACAGCTACGCCCCGGCCCCCAACGCGCCGGACGACCGGATGCTGCAGATGGCGCGGCTCGGCGTCGTGCTCGGCCGCTGGATGGACGACAACGCCATCGACGCCACCGCCATCCAGTGCTGGACCAGCGTACAGCAGAACTTCGGCTGCAACGTCTGCACGCTGATGAGCATGATGAGCGAGAAGTTCATGCCGAGCGCGTGCGAGGTGGACGTCACCGGCGTGCTGACGATGTACGCGATGCAGCTGGCGTGCGACTCGCCCGCGGCGATCGTCGATTGGAACAACAACTACGGCGACGACGAGGACCGCTGTGCGCTGTTCCACTGCGGCAACTGGGCCAAGAGCTTCCTGCCCGACATCAAGATCGCGACCGCACCGATCCTCGGCAGCACGCTCGGCGAGGAGAACACCTACGGCGCGCTCGAGGGCCGCACGCCGGCCGGGCCGCTCACGTTCGGCCGCCTCACGACCGCCGACACCGAAGGCCGCATCCGTGCGTACGTCGGCGAGGGTGAGCTGACCGACGATGTGCTCAACACGTTCGGCACCCGGGCCGTGGCCCACGTCCCCAAGCTGCGTGAGCTGCTGCACTACATCTGCAAGAACGGCTTCGAGCACCACGTGGTGATGACCCAGTCGCACTCGGCCGCCGTGCTGGCCGAGGCCTTCGAGACCTACCTCAACATCGACACCCACACGCACGTGTAG
- a CDS encoding alpha-L-fucosidase: protein MVNAFPTKVSCFAIAAVALCCSAGWPSSAHGDEESGARSVYLFTSFEEPADAGLRLLWSHDGLQWERIPGAFLRPHAGGGKLMRDPSLVRGPDGWFHLVWTTAWRGDNGFGHARSRDLVHWSPQEFVPVMKHEPTTVNVWAPEVFYDEPGERFIIAWASTIPGRYPDGLEEHQNNHRMYATTTRDFREFTPTELFCEPGFSVIDAVIVPLGDDYHLVLKDNTRPVLGLRVAQGESPLGPWTDVSEPITRKFTEGPTVAKFGDDYRIYFDAYGDHKYGVLATTDFETFRDISDRASFPEGHKHGTICRVTQQELDYLKRVGGEMRLGAGQDFAPQLPQEEIDRRLAEVDKVAAQGPFQPNWASLKEFQSPEWYADAKLGVFIHWGAYSVPAFGSEWYPRNMYTKGSPEYEHHLKTYGPLNKFGYKDFIPRFKAERFDPAAWAKLFKDAGVRYVVPVAEHHDGFPMYASDYTTWDASERGPRRDVIADLADALRAQDIVVGASSHRAENWWFFGQGRLLDSDVQAPANAKLYGPAHNKRVSESQAEPPSQAFLDDWLLRSCEIVDKHRPQVMYFDWWICQPVFQPYLQRFAAYYYNRAAEWGQPAAINFKEWEGYSFPRGTGVLDVERGKFAGIEPELWQTCTSVSKNSWGYIEGHKYKTSGQLVHDLIDIVSKNGVMLLNIGPKADGTIPDQEQAMLREIGAWLAVNGEAIYGTRPWIEFGEGPTTAGDGAFSDGDAARFTAADFRFTAKPGVVYAIGLAWPEDGRAVIESLADAKVAGVGLLGSDKTLEWRLDASGLVVSLPAEPAASPAYALRVQLAE, encoded by the coding sequence ATGGTCAACGCCTTTCCAACGAAAGTATCCTGCTTCGCAATTGCGGCGGTCGCGTTGTGCTGCTCGGCTGGCTGGCCGAGCAGCGCCCACGGCGACGAGGAAAGCGGCGCCCGCTCGGTCTACCTCTTCACCTCATTTGAAGAGCCGGCCGACGCCGGTCTGCGGCTGCTCTGGAGCCACGACGGCCTCCAGTGGGAGCGGATCCCCGGCGCCTTCCTCCGCCCGCACGCCGGGGGCGGCAAGCTGATGCGCGACCCGAGCCTGGTCCGCGGGCCGGACGGCTGGTTCCACCTGGTGTGGACCACTGCCTGGCGGGGCGACAACGGCTTTGGCCACGCCCGCTCGCGTGACCTGGTGCACTGGTCGCCCCAAGAGTTCGTGCCGGTCATGAAGCACGAGCCGACAACCGTCAACGTCTGGGCGCCGGAGGTGTTTTACGACGAGCCGGGCGAGCGGTTCATTATCGCCTGGGCGTCGACGATCCCGGGCCGCTACCCGGACGGGCTTGAGGAGCACCAGAACAACCACCGGATGTACGCAACCACCACCCGCGACTTCCGGGAGTTCACGCCGACCGAGTTGTTCTGCGAGCCCGGCTTCAGCGTCATCGACGCAGTGATCGTCCCCTTGGGCGACGACTACCATTTGGTGCTGAAGGACAACACCCGGCCGGTGCTCGGTCTGCGGGTCGCCCAGGGTGAGTCGCCGCTCGGCCCCTGGACTGACGTCAGCGAGCCGATCACCCGCAAGTTCACCGAGGGCCCAACGGTCGCCAAGTTCGGTGACGACTACCGCATCTACTTCGACGCCTACGGCGACCACAAGTACGGCGTGCTGGCGACCACCGACTTCGAGACCTTCCGCGACATCTCCGATCGGGCGAGCTTCCCGGAGGGGCACAAGCACGGCACGATCTGCCGCGTCACGCAGCAGGAACTCGACTACCTGAAACGCGTCGGCGGCGAGATGCGGCTCGGCGCTGGGCAGGACTTCGCGCCGCAGCTGCCACAGGAAGAGATCGACCGCCGCCTCGCCGAGGTCGACAAGGTCGCTGCCCAGGGCCCATTTCAGCCCAACTGGGCTTCGCTCAAGGAGTTCCAGTCTCCCGAGTGGTACGCCGACGCCAAGCTCGGCGTGTTCATCCACTGGGGAGCGTACTCCGTGCCCGCGTTCGGCAGCGAGTGGTACCCGCGGAACATGTACACCAAGGGTTCGCCCGAGTACGAGCACCACCTGAAGACCTACGGCCCGCTCAACAAATTCGGCTATAAGGACTTCATCCCGCGGTTCAAGGCCGAGCGGTTCGACCCCGCCGCGTGGGCGAAGCTATTCAAGGATGCCGGCGTTCGCTACGTCGTGCCGGTCGCCGAGCACCACGACGGCTTCCCGATGTACGCCAGCGACTACACCACATGGGACGCGTCGGAGCGCGGGCCGCGGCGGGACGTCATCGCCGACCTGGCTGACGCCCTGCGGGCCCAGGACATCGTCGTCGGCGCGTCGAGCCACCGCGCAGAAAACTGGTGGTTCTTCGGCCAAGGCCGGCTGCTCGACTCCGACGTGCAGGCCCCGGCCAACGCCAAGCTCTACGGCCCGGCCCACAACAAACGCGTCAGCGAGAGCCAGGCCGAGCCCCCCAGCCAGGCGTTCCTCGACGACTGGCTGCTCCGCTCGTGCGAGATCGTCGACAAGCACCGCCCGCAGGTGATGTACTTCGACTGGTGGATCTGCCAGCCGGTGTTCCAGCCGTACCTGCAGCGGTTCGCGGCGTACTACTACAACCGCGCCGCCGAGTGGGGCCAGCCCGCCGCCATCAACTTCAAGGAGTGGGAGGGCTACTCGTTCCCCCGCGGCACAGGGGTGCTGGACGTCGAGCGGGGCAAGTTCGCGGGCATCGAGCCCGAGCTGTGGCAGACCTGCACGTCGGTCTCGAAGAACTCGTGGGGCTACATCGAGGGGCACAAGTACAAGACCTCCGGCCAGCTGGTGCACGACCTGATCGACATTGTCAGTAAGAACGGCGTGATGCTGCTCAACATCGGCCCCAAGGCCGACGGCACGATCCCAGACCAAGAGCAGGCAATGCTCCGCGAGATCGGCGCGTGGCTGGCGGTAAACGGCGAAGCGATCTACGGCACGCGGCCGTGGATCGAGTTTGGGGAGGGCCCCACCACCGCCGGCGACGGCGCGTTCTCCGACGGCGACGCCGCCCGATTCACCGCCGCCGACTTCCGCTTCACCGCCAAGCCGGGCGTCGTGTACGCGATCGGCCTGGCCTGGCCTGAGGACGGCCGGGCGGTGATCGAGTCGCTGGCCGACGCGAAAGTCGCGGGCGTCGGGCTGCTGGGCTCTGACAAAACGCTAGAATGGCGGCTGGACGCGTCGGGGCTGGTGGTGTCGCTGCCCGCCGAGCCGGCGGCTTCGCCCGCGTACGCCCTGCGGGTCCAACTCGCCGAATGA
- a CDS encoding DUF1559 family PulG-like putative transporter → MSVSKRARSTGRLRAFTLVELLVVIAIIGVLIALLLPAVQAAREAARRNTCKNNLKQIGLAAINYESTHREFPSGGWGFKWVGDPDWGVGEKQPGGWIFGIAAYIEEAAVAQIGQGISGGITGKDTPKKLAIAQQMEHAVGTFICPSRRSVEPFPSLDSSGNPIQPPWNASAPAFYAKSDYAANGGGDKLKLGQGPDARCYNAYPTCQALGDGWTWPPGSDYYKRWDGIVGYRRGAKLRQVTDGASKTALAGEKYLSSDMYIDGRHDGDNNSMYEGFDWDTVRWTGSQQNDETFEDQGKLPQRDKPDGNARETFAERFGSPHAAVNMVYCDGSVHSINLDVNAEVWNAVGRRNGGDTGRERFSSDN, encoded by the coding sequence ATGTCTGTATCTAAGCGTGCTCGTTCTACCGGTCGGTTAAGGGCGTTCACCCTGGTCGAACTGCTCGTGGTCATCGCGATCATCGGCGTGCTGATCGCGCTCTTGCTGCCCGCTGTCCAGGCCGCGCGCGAGGCGGCGCGTCGCAACACGTGCAAGAACAACCTCAAGCAGATCGGCCTGGCGGCGATCAACTACGAGAGCACCCACCGCGAGTTCCCATCGGGCGGCTGGGGCTTCAAGTGGGTCGGCGACCCCGACTGGGGCGTCGGCGAGAAGCAGCCCGGCGGCTGGATCTTCGGCATCGCTGCCTACATCGAAGAGGCCGCGGTTGCTCAGATCGGACAGGGCATCTCGGGCGGCATCACCGGCAAGGACACCCCCAAGAAGCTCGCGATCGCCCAGCAGATGGAGCACGCGGTCGGAACCTTCATCTGCCCGTCGCGTCGCAGCGTTGAGCCGTTCCCCTCGCTTGACAGCTCGGGAAATCCGATTCAGCCGCCCTGGAACGCGAGCGCGCCGGCTTTCTACGCCAAGAGCGACTATGCCGCCAACGGCGGCGGCGACAAGCTGAAGCTTGGGCAGGGACCCGACGCGCGTTGCTACAACGCCTACCCGACTTGTCAGGCGCTCGGCGACGGCTGGACCTGGCCGCCGGGCTCCGACTACTACAAGCGGTGGGACGGCATCGTGGGCTACCGCCGCGGCGCCAAGCTGCGGCAGGTGACCGACGGCGCGTCGAAAACCGCTCTCGCGGGCGAGAAGTACCTGAGCAGCGACATGTACATCGACGGCCGCCACGACGGCGACAACAACTCGATGTACGAGGGCTTCGACTGGGACACCGTCCGCTGGACCGGCTCGCAACAGAACGACGAAACCTTCGAGGACCAGGGCAAGCTCCCTCAGCGAGACAAGCCCGACGGCAACGCCCGCGAAACGTTCGCCGAAAGGTTCGGGTCTCCCCACGCGGCGGTGAACATGGTGTACTGCGACGGCTCGGTGCACTCGATCAACCTGGATGTTAACGCCGAGGTATGGAACGCGGTCGGACGCCGCAACGGTGGTGACACCGGCCGCGAGCGGTTCTCATCGGACAACTAG
- a CDS encoding AraC family transcriptional regulator, translated as MITSYSLSELTENSAGACIPQGENDPSFGGFVRSAQRVGGAGRRQQEPFFRYLPVEKASEAEALYVTGVGASVVRPGDAYPQAEHPSIYHFDWRSGRILPEHQIVLLTDARGEFESRETGLIRIHGQALLFLFPGVWHRYRPDRAVGWQENWISFNGRTVDRLFAAGAASASNPIVTPGSTAALTRHFDRVLELGRSAPRGSGRDLQHAAVRLIGEALGVSSHEPPPEASTRRPAAASEQDAIVEQAREVIWSCPHKRPLSVNDVARRLPVTRRTLDRRFAQVLGRSVLDEINACRLSRAKRMLTETDFLVKTVSYLAGFPSRERMRLLFLSEEGLTPTEYRERHARAGVSAMAE; from the coding sequence TCACCGAGAACAGTGCAGGCGCCTGCATCCCGCAGGGCGAGAACGACCCGTCGTTCGGCGGCTTCGTCCGCTCCGCGCAGCGCGTTGGCGGAGCCGGTCGACGGCAGCAGGAGCCGTTCTTCCGCTACCTGCCGGTAGAGAAGGCGAGCGAGGCCGAGGCCCTCTACGTCACCGGCGTGGGCGCTTCGGTCGTGCGGCCGGGCGACGCCTACCCGCAGGCGGAACACCCTAGCATCTACCACTTCGACTGGCGGTCGGGCCGGATCCTGCCGGAGCACCAGATCGTCCTGCTGACCGACGCCCGCGGCGAGTTCGAGAGCCGCGAGACCGGGCTCATCCGGATCCACGGCCAGGCCCTCCTGTTCCTGTTCCCCGGCGTCTGGCACCGCTACCGGCCGGACCGGGCCGTGGGCTGGCAGGAGAACTGGATCTCGTTCAACGGGCGCACGGTCGATCGGCTGTTCGCGGCAGGCGCGGCCTCGGCCAGCAACCCGATCGTCACACCCGGCAGCACAGCGGCGCTGACGCGCCACTTTGACCGAGTGCTCGAGCTGGGCCGCTCCGCCCCGCGTGGCAGCGGACGTGACCTGCAGCACGCCGCGGTGCGGCTGATCGGCGAGGCGTTGGGCGTTTCATCGCACGAGCCCCCCCCCGAGGCCTCAACCCGCCGCCCCGCCGCCGCGTCCGAACAGGACGCCATCGTCGAGCAGGCCCGGGAGGTCATCTGGAGCTGCCCACACAAGCGGCCGCTGAGCGTCAACGACGTCGCGCGGCGGCTGCCGGTCACCCGGCGGACGCTCGACCGGCGGTTCGCGCAGGTGCTGGGCCGGTCGGTGCTCGATGAGATCAATGCGTGCCGGCTGTCCCGCGCCAAGCGGATGCTGACCGAGACCGACTTCCTGGTGAAGACGGTCTCGTACCTGGCGGGGTTCCCAAGCCGCGAGCGGATGCGGCTGCTCTTCCTCAGCGAGGAGGGGCTCACCCCTACCGAGTATCGCGAACGCCACGCGCGGGCAGGAGTCTCAGCGATGGCAGAGTAA